One stretch of Chitinophaga pendula DNA includes these proteins:
- a CDS encoding alpha/beta fold hydrolase, whose amino-acid sequence MLTRNILFTVLLFLTHLHMNAQTSAPNGHYATVNGLKLYYEIQGNGTPLILLHGGGSTISSTFGRIWPLLLPGHQLIGVESQSHGRTADRDTPSSFEQDADDVAALLQHLHIEKADFMGFSNGATTCLQIAIRHPQLVGKLVLCAVAYRRDGMIPGFFEGMEQATLANMPQELQQAYLAVNPSQEGLQRMFHRDSQRMIHFKDIPDTALKAIHAPALLIHADQDVILTSSVLTLSHTLPHARLAVLPGIHGECIGEIATSHPDPQTLAFVTAMIQKFLKE is encoded by the coding sequence ATGCTCACCAGAAATATATTATTCACCGTATTATTGTTCCTCACTCACTTGCATATGAACGCACAGACATCAGCGCCTAACGGACATTACGCTACCGTAAATGGCCTCAAGCTCTATTACGAGATACAGGGCAATGGCACACCGCTCATCCTGTTACATGGCGGCGGTTCCACCATCAGTTCTACCTTCGGCCGCATCTGGCCCCTGCTACTGCCTGGTCACCAGCTCATCGGCGTAGAAAGCCAGTCGCATGGCCGCACCGCCGACAGGGATACACCGTCCAGCTTCGAGCAGGATGCAGACGATGTGGCCGCCTTGCTGCAACATCTACATATTGAAAAGGCCGACTTCATGGGCTTCAGCAACGGTGCCACCACCTGCCTGCAGATCGCGATCCGGCATCCGCAGCTGGTCGGTAAACTTGTACTCTGCGCCGTCGCCTACCGGCGCGATGGCATGATACCAGGCTTCTTCGAAGGCATGGAACAAGCCACCCTCGCCAATATGCCCCAGGAACTGCAACAAGCCTATCTCGCCGTCAATCCCAGCCAGGAAGGACTACAAAGGATGTTCCACCGCGACTCCCAACGGATGATCCATTTCAAAGACATTCCAGACACCGCACTCAAAGCGATCCATGCACCGGCGCTACTCATTCACGCAGACCAGGACGTTATCCTCACCAGCTCCGTCCTCACACTCTCCCATACCCTGCCACATGCCCGGCTCGCAGTACTGCCAGGCATCCATGGTGAATGCATCGGCGAAATAGCCACCTCCCATCCGGACCCGCAAACCCTCGCCTTCGTCACCGCTATGATCCAGAAATTCCTGAAGGAATAA
- a CDS encoding beta-1,6-N-acetylglucosaminyltransferase has protein sequence MKLAFIILAHKNPAQLQRLLLRLQHTQVDCYVHVDAKCNIDEWKEVLSLPQVYPVSERANVTWAGWGIIQATLNGMEAVMASEHRYHYITLLSAQDYLLQPIEKIYEFLCTQQHQQFMDVISEEALQPNLCKMDRYHFVEYNFPGKYMLTNILAKILPPRKAPLGLKLECGSAWWTLTQDCVAYCLEYERKHPALRRYLKLTWGADEFIFQTILLNSNRYRDQITKTNLHYIDWSAGKEHPKTFGIEDLNTLLNSGKYFARKFDMKATPELLDKIDNALSTDPVTTI, from the coding sequence ATGAAACTGGCATTTATCATACTGGCACATAAAAACCCCGCGCAATTACAACGTTTGTTACTACGGTTACAACACACACAGGTAGACTGCTATGTGCACGTGGATGCAAAATGTAATATCGACGAATGGAAAGAAGTACTCTCCCTGCCACAGGTATATCCCGTTAGCGAAAGAGCCAACGTCACCTGGGCCGGATGGGGCATCATTCAGGCTACCCTCAATGGCATGGAAGCCGTTATGGCCAGCGAACATCGCTACCACTACATCACCTTACTCAGCGCACAGGACTATCTACTGCAACCCATAGAGAAAATATATGAATTCCTCTGCACACAACAGCACCAACAATTCATGGATGTTATCTCCGAAGAAGCCTTGCAGCCCAACCTCTGCAAAATGGATCGCTACCACTTCGTAGAATACAACTTCCCAGGCAAATACATGCTGACCAACATACTGGCCAAAATATTACCTCCACGCAAAGCACCACTAGGCCTCAAACTCGAGTGTGGCTCTGCCTGGTGGACACTCACCCAGGACTGCGTCGCCTACTGCCTGGAATATGAACGCAAACACCCCGCCCTCCGCAGGTACCTCAAACTCACCTGGGGCGCCGATGAATTCATCTTCCAAACCATCCTGCTCAACAGCAACCGCTACCGCGACCAGATCACCAAAACCAATCTCCATTATATCGACTGGTCCGCCGGTAAAGAACATCCGAAAACTTTCGGCATCGAAGACCTCAATACCTTACTCAATAGCGGCAAATATTTCGCCCGCAAATTTGATATGAAAGCAACACCAGAACTGCTGGATAAAATAGACAACGCACTCAGTACCGATCCTGTCACTACCATATAG
- a CDS encoding lipopolysaccharide biosynthesis protein, protein MAFGLANAIRSRHFHSLLGNVVTAFFNVLSFAMLVRILSLTAFGEWVLFIATYNILDQIRTGLLQSGIIKFYAGVEEETGKQVTGAAWYISLLVTMAYVLVSFIVLAAAYPYFNATWHFFLTWLGILTLLSLPMNFATWILQAEHRFDKIVLVRLMQNGSFLVILSVLFLLKQVNLPNVLYAYSASMAISSIYCLLRKWTRIRSIWFRTKTQAMQLYRFGRMIVGSMVSSTLLSYSDNLVIRTMMNPAAVALYSIPQKFMEVIEIILRSFVATAQPTLSAAANRNDYRAVAVAFARYTGTVSIIIIPFIIGLLLLTQPLIILLADKAYLDATDIVRIFLLSAIFWPIDRFIGVTLDMINLPNINFYKNFLKLVLNIACDILFVWLFTDIRSVALASFVNVLFAVAFGYYFLQKRVDISVKNIWLFGWAECKIIFNKIRAALGAGKTQESNSN, encoded by the coding sequence ATGGCTTTTGGGCTAGCTAACGCCATCCGCAGCAGGCACTTTCACTCATTGTTAGGCAATGTGGTCACCGCTTTCTTTAACGTTCTCTCCTTTGCCATGCTGGTAAGGATATTATCCCTCACCGCCTTCGGCGAATGGGTATTATTCATCGCCACCTACAATATATTGGACCAGATCCGTACTGGTCTGCTACAGTCCGGCATCATTAAATTCTACGCTGGTGTAGAAGAAGAAACGGGCAAACAAGTCACCGGCGCCGCCTGGTACATCTCCCTGCTCGTCACGATGGCATATGTACTTGTCTCCTTTATCGTACTAGCCGCCGCCTACCCATATTTCAATGCTACCTGGCATTTCTTCCTTACCTGGCTGGGTATACTGACGCTCTTGTCACTTCCCATGAACTTCGCCACCTGGATACTGCAGGCCGAACATCGCTTCGATAAGATCGTCCTGGTTCGCCTCATGCAAAACGGCTCCTTCCTCGTCATACTTTCCGTACTCTTCCTGCTCAAACAGGTGAACCTTCCAAACGTATTATATGCTTATTCCGCCTCCATGGCCATTTCAAGCATATACTGCCTGCTCCGTAAATGGACGCGCATCCGCAGCATCTGGTTCCGGACCAAAACACAGGCCATGCAACTATACCGCTTCGGCCGCATGATCGTAGGCAGCATGGTATCCTCTACCTTACTCAGCTACTCTGATAATCTCGTCATACGTACCATGATGAACCCAGCTGCCGTAGCCCTCTACAGCATCCCGCAAAAGTTCATGGAAGTCATTGAAATCATCCTCCGCAGTTTCGTCGCCACCGCACAGCCGACCTTGTCCGCTGCCGCCAACCGCAACGACTACCGCGCCGTCGCAGTGGCATTCGCCCGGTACACCGGCACCGTAAGCATCATCATCATCCCGTTCATCATCGGATTACTGCTGCTCACACAACCACTGATCATCCTCCTCGCTGACAAAGCCTATCTCGACGCCACCGATATCGTACGCATCTTCCTGCTGTCCGCTATCTTCTGGCCCATAGATCGATTCATCGGCGTTACACTCGATATGATCAATCTGCCCAACATCAATTTTTATAAAAACTTCCTCAAACTCGTACTCAACATCGCTTGCGATATCCTCTTCGTATGGCTGTTCACCGACATCCGCTCCGTAGCACTCGCCTCCTTCGTCAACGTGCTCTTCGCCGTCGCATTTGGATACTACTTCCTGCAGAAAAGAGTCGATATCAGCGTTAAGAATATATGGCTGTTCGGATGGGCCGAATGTAAGATCATCTTTAATAAAATAAGAGCCGCCCTGGGTGCAGGCAAAACTCAGGAGTCTAACAGCAATTAA
- a CDS encoding PKD domain-containing protein translates to MREYFSQRNWACYVLYVFLLYLALPAVAQQQAAKSVPSSISNIVGYYEHLPQGYATNTSQRYPLIIFLHGVGELAGNNATQINQNVLKNGIPNYIRNNQFPASFTVGGQSYSFIVLTPQFKVWPGSDDVNKLLAYAESVYRVDSSRVYVTGISMGGGVAWGVLSENAVKAKQYAAAAIVCGAWDPDSRPSLANVIAANNTPVWAFHNDNDPTVSSTWSKNWVKLINASVPAPNPPALLTIFQSNSHDAWTKAFDPAYKDPQTGTNVYEWMLKYKQGGAPNPVNGGRRIVVPRSRGNAIYYEDAKTALNVQPGDTLCINAGDYDFIHMGNLVGTAAKPIIIRNCGGLVRVGVNSTTTVASFLLPGGQYFKVEGDGHPGLRYGFDINGTSATGVKLFGLLFSSGASDFEVHHCYVHDAGMFLQAKTLQNCQQPQFLEGAFVMRNVKIHDLLCRNSAWEGFYIGNTHYLWDDGNCKSLKSHHLENLEVYNNDLENVGSDGIQIAMADMGVNLVHHNRIVNYAMARNSAHGYGILSGGGSTLRIYNNRIDKGFSPGVQLFGSGVSYVYNNVISNIYYEGINVTDKLLFQPVTGYIYNNTVYNTGSVGLKIYADLTTVGHKVYNNVVVAPGSPWDYPQQGYYIRGSKQILFDFSNNISYRNAKQGLFADSAGRNYHLTSGSTAVNAGRNMQDLGLLTDYDDMARPQDVLFDAGAYEYSGPLATNIPPAANAGKDTVIAAPGTTAILDGSGSADVDGTISVYRWTKLTGPNAGTVVNAGISKTNVTGLTPGTYIFQLLVTDDKGVSDSAKVTVNVLAAANKAPIATAGTDVTVTLPNNTAALSGSNSIDQDGMIVKFEWKKVSGPAAGTISIPDASNTDVSGLVAGVYVFELTVTDNAGATGSDRITITVINPGSNQPPVANAGGDKSIQLPVTTVQLDGSASNDPDGTIVSWQWTKISGPAGGTISSPNQAKTNITALQAGVYIYELTVTDNAGAQSKNRATVTVVPVANKPPVAEAGTDKAIQLPVNTAQLDGSASSDPDGSIVGWQWTKISGAAGGVISNATQAKTDITGLQAGVYVYELTVTDDGGEKATDRVTVTVTAAPNKAPVADAGTDRSVQLPINTVQLDGSTSSDPDGTIASWRWTKVSGPAQGDISNPDRSITQVTGMVAGIYVFELTVTDNGGMTGSDRVTVTVLAAPVNRPPVVRMPAPLTVALPVSNATLDGSASTDPDGSIVRWQWVKISGPAGGDMGTSNVARTTISNLQAGVYIYELTVTDDGGASVSGRVTVTVIAANQPPVANAGGDISINLPTNTAQLDGNTSRDPDGTIVSWQWMKVSGPAAGIIGTPGAAMTQLTGLVAGVYVYELTVTDDGGLTATDRVTVVVLATGGGNRPPVVRAGNNQTILLPVNTAQLDGSGSSDPDGSIVSWMWMKVSGPAGGDLSSPYTARTGINNLQAGTYVYELTVTDNAGASASARVTVVVQPANQPPVANAGSDITIQLPVNTAQLDGSGSTDPDGTIASWRWAKISGPAGGDPTPVNIPKPAISHLQAGTYVYELTITDDGGQTATARMRVIVVAAAVNRDPIAIAGNPVTITLPVNSVRLDGSASYDPDGNVARWAWEKVSGPAGGTIVDRALAQTMVTGLQAGTYVFELTVTDNQGAQGRARVSVQVLSVPANQPPVAQTQGDRTITLPVNFIQADGSRSYDPEGNIVRYSWQQLTGPSPASIWAADRAQTRIASLQAGIYTFELTVTNDKGAKGAATFTVKIQQGDQRPAVSILYPNPARDYIRLNVNHKGNTQMRISIYDLTGKMHYSNKFTADDGLDKLISIETIPVGHYLVEVFGDDKFRWTGHFTKVP, encoded by the coding sequence GTGAGAGAATATTTTTCGCAAAGGAATTGGGCATGTTATGTCCTTTATGTATTCCTGCTATACCTTGCTTTGCCTGCTGTAGCGCAGCAGCAAGCCGCTAAGTCGGTTCCTTCCAGTATATCCAATATTGTTGGTTATTATGAGCATCTGCCGCAGGGTTATGCTACTAATACCAGTCAGCGATATCCGCTGATCATTTTTCTGCACGGGGTAGGTGAGCTGGCAGGTAACAATGCTACGCAGATCAATCAGAATGTGTTGAAGAATGGTATTCCTAATTACATCCGGAATAATCAGTTTCCCGCTTCTTTTACGGTAGGTGGGCAAAGTTATTCTTTTATTGTGCTGACGCCGCAGTTCAAGGTGTGGCCGGGGTCGGATGATGTGAACAAGTTGCTGGCCTATGCGGAATCGGTGTACCGGGTGGACAGTAGTCGTGTCTATGTGACAGGTATCAGTATGGGCGGCGGTGTGGCCTGGGGAGTACTCTCTGAGAATGCGGTAAAAGCGAAACAGTATGCAGCGGCGGCGATTGTATGTGGTGCCTGGGACCCGGATTCGCGGCCCTCGCTGGCCAATGTGATCGCTGCTAACAATACGCCGGTATGGGCTTTTCATAACGACAATGACCCGACGGTATCGTCTACCTGGTCCAAAAACTGGGTGAAGCTGATCAACGCCAGTGTGCCGGCACCGAATCCACCGGCGTTGCTGACGATATTCCAGAGCAATTCGCATGATGCGTGGACCAAAGCATTTGATCCTGCGTATAAAGATCCGCAGACCGGTACGAATGTGTACGAGTGGATGCTGAAGTATAAACAAGGCGGTGCGCCTAATCCGGTTAACGGCGGCAGACGTATTGTAGTACCCCGGTCAAGGGGGAATGCCATTTATTATGAAGACGCCAAAACAGCCCTGAATGTGCAACCCGGCGATACATTGTGTATCAATGCGGGCGATTATGATTTCATTCATATGGGTAACCTGGTAGGTACGGCGGCGAAACCCATCATCATCCGCAACTGTGGCGGACTGGTAAGGGTAGGGGTAAACAGTACGACGACGGTTGCCTCTTTCTTGTTGCCCGGCGGGCAATACTTCAAAGTGGAAGGCGATGGACATCCGGGATTACGTTATGGTTTTGATATCAACGGCACCAGTGCGACGGGGGTGAAGTTATTCGGTTTATTATTCAGCAGCGGCGCCAGCGATTTTGAAGTGCATCACTGTTATGTGCACGATGCGGGTATGTTCCTGCAGGCGAAGACATTGCAAAACTGTCAGCAGCCACAGTTTCTCGAAGGCGCGTTCGTGATGCGTAATGTGAAGATACATGACCTGTTGTGCCGTAACTCGGCCTGGGAAGGTTTTTATATAGGTAACACGCATTATCTCTGGGATGATGGGAACTGTAAGAGTCTGAAATCGCATCACCTGGAGAATCTGGAGGTGTATAATAATGACCTGGAGAATGTGGGTAGTGACGGGATACAGATCGCGATGGCGGATATGGGTGTAAACCTGGTGCATCATAACCGGATCGTCAACTATGCGATGGCGCGTAACAGTGCACACGGGTATGGTATTCTGAGTGGGGGTGGCAGCACATTGCGTATTTACAATAACCGGATTGACAAGGGATTCAGTCCGGGTGTACAGTTGTTTGGCAGTGGTGTAAGTTATGTATATAATAATGTGATCTCCAACATTTACTATGAGGGGATCAATGTAACGGATAAGTTATTATTTCAGCCGGTGACCGGTTACATTTATAACAATACGGTATATAATACTGGCTCTGTGGGATTGAAGATATATGCGGACCTGACGACGGTGGGGCATAAGGTGTATAATAACGTGGTGGTGGCGCCAGGGTCTCCCTGGGATTATCCGCAGCAGGGATATTATATCCGTGGGTCGAAACAGATCTTATTTGACTTCAGCAACAACATCAGTTATCGGAATGCGAAGCAGGGTCTTTTCGCGGATTCTGCCGGCCGCAATTACCACCTCACTTCCGGATCGACGGCGGTGAATGCCGGGCGTAACATGCAGGACCTGGGATTACTGACGGACTATGATGATATGGCGCGTCCGCAGGATGTGTTGTTTGATGCCGGCGCTTATGAATATTCGGGACCACTGGCGACGAATATCCCGCCAGCAGCGAATGCCGGTAAAGATACGGTGATAGCGGCGCCTGGTACGACGGCTATATTGGACGGCAGTGGTTCTGCGGATGTAGACGGAACGATCAGTGTATATCGCTGGACGAAACTGACCGGCCCGAATGCAGGTACGGTTGTCAATGCCGGCATCAGCAAGACTAATGTAACCGGGCTGACACCAGGCACCTATATCTTTCAGCTGTTGGTAACGGATGATAAAGGCGTCTCTGACAGTGCGAAGGTAACGGTGAACGTATTGGCAGCCGCCAATAAAGCACCTATTGCCACGGCTGGTACTGATGTAACGGTGACGCTGCCTAATAACACTGCGGCCTTATCCGGCAGCAACTCTATTGACCAGGATGGGATGATCGTAAAATTTGAGTGGAAGAAGGTGAGCGGGCCGGCCGCCGGTACGATTAGCATCCCTGACGCCAGCAACACGGATGTGAGCGGGCTGGTAGCAGGGGTGTATGTATTTGAATTAACGGTAACGGATAATGCAGGCGCTACCGGATCGGACCGTATCACTATTACAGTGATCAATCCGGGCAGTAACCAGCCGCCGGTAGCCAATGCCGGTGGGGACAAAAGCATACAGCTGCCTGTTACCACTGTACAGCTGGACGGTAGTGCTTCCAATGATCCGGACGGTACGATTGTGAGCTGGCAGTGGACGAAGATCAGCGGCCCTGCGGGTGGTACCATCAGCAGTCCTAACCAGGCTAAGACTAATATCACGGCGTTGCAAGCCGGTGTTTATATATATGAGCTGACGGTGACGGATAATGCCGGGGCGCAGTCGAAGAACCGTGCGACGGTAACGGTAGTACCAGTTGCCAATAAACCGCCGGTAGCGGAAGCTGGCACGGACAAAGCGATACAGCTGCCGGTGAATACGGCACAGCTGGACGGCAGTGCCTCCAGCGATCCGGACGGCAGTATTGTGGGTTGGCAGTGGACGAAGATCAGCGGCGCTGCTGGAGGCGTTATCAGCAATGCTACGCAGGCTAAGACGGATATTACCGGCTTACAGGCTGGCGTATATGTGTATGAGTTGACGGTAACGGATGATGGTGGTGAAAAGGCTACGGACCGGGTAACGGTGACGGTAACGGCGGCGCCTAATAAAGCGCCGGTAGCGGATGCCGGTACGGACCGCAGTGTACAGCTACCGATTAATACGGTACAGCTGGACGGCAGTACATCTAGTGATCCGGACGGTACCATTGCCAGCTGGCGATGGACGAAGGTCAGCGGGCCTGCACAAGGAGATATCAGCAATCCGGACCGGTCTATTACGCAGGTGACGGGTATGGTGGCAGGGATATATGTATTTGAACTGACGGTGACGGATAATGGAGGTATGACAGGCAGTGACCGGGTAACGGTGACGGTGCTGGCAGCTCCTGTAAACCGGCCGCCGGTAGTGCGGATGCCTGCACCGCTGACGGTGGCGTTGCCTGTCAGCAATGCAACGCTGGACGGTAGTGCATCTACCGATCCAGACGGTAGTATTGTAAGATGGCAGTGGGTGAAGATCAGCGGGCCTGCGGGCGGTGATATGGGTACTTCCAATGTCGCCAGGACGACTATCAGCAATTTGCAGGCAGGGGTATATATTTATGAGTTGACCGTGACGGATGACGGCGGCGCCAGTGTATCCGGCCGGGTGACAGTAACTGTGATAGCTGCTAATCAGCCACCGGTAGCCAATGCCGGCGGTGATATCAGCATCAACTTACCCACTAATACTGCACAGCTGGATGGCAATACTTCCAGGGACCCGGATGGCACAATTGTGAGCTGGCAGTGGATGAAAGTAAGCGGCCCTGCGGCTGGTATTATCGGGACGCCCGGAGCGGCAATGACGCAGCTGACCGGCTTAGTGGCTGGCGTATATGTATATGAGCTGACCGTGACGGATGATGGTGGGCTGACGGCTACCGACCGTGTGACGGTGGTGGTGTTGGCGACAGGCGGTGGTAACCGTCCGCCGGTGGTGAGGGCCGGCAATAATCAGACGATCTTATTACCCGTTAATACGGCTCAGCTGGACGGCAGTGGTTCCAGTGATCCGGACGGTAGTATTGTAAGCTGGATGTGGATGAAAGTGAGCGGTCCTGCGGGCGGTGACCTGAGTAGTCCTTATACCGCCAGAACGGGCATCAACAATTTACAGGCAGGCACCTATGTATACGAACTGACGGTGACGGATAATGCCGGAGCATCTGCTTCAGCGCGGGTGACCGTGGTGGTGCAGCCCGCGAATCAACCGCCGGTAGCCAATGCAGGTAGCGATATCACTATACAGCTGCCGGTGAATACGGCACAGCTGGATGGCAGCGGTTCTACGGACCCTGACGGTACTATTGCCAGCTGGCGTTGGGCGAAGATCAGCGGTCCTGCGGGCGGTGACCCTACCCCTGTCAATATACCCAAGCCAGCGATCAGCCATCTGCAGGCCGGCACCTATGTATATGAATTGACTATAACGGATGACGGCGGCCAGACGGCGACGGCACGGATGCGGGTCATTGTGGTGGCAGCTGCTGTCAACCGCGACCCGATAGCGATTGCCGGTAACCCGGTGACCATCACCTTACCGGTGAACAGTGTACGGCTGGATGGCAGCGCTTCTTATGATCCGGATGGGAACGTGGCGCGCTGGGCATGGGAGAAAGTGAGTGGGCCTGCGGGCGGTACGATCGTAGACCGGGCGCTGGCACAGACCATGGTGACCGGACTACAGGCAGGTACTTATGTATTTGAATTGACCGTAACGGATAACCAGGGTGCACAGGGACGTGCGCGGGTGTCGGTGCAGGTACTGTCTGTACCTGCCAATCAGCCTCCTGTGGCGCAGACCCAGGGAGACCGGACAATCACCTTGCCGGTGAACTTCATACAGGCAGATGGCAGCCGTTCTTATGACCCGGAAGGAAATATCGTGCGATATAGCTGGCAGCAGCTGACAGGCCCTAGTCCGGCTAGTATCTGGGCGGCAGATCGTGCACAGACGAGGATTGCCTCGTTACAGGCGGGTATCTATACATTTGAGCTGACGGTGACGAACGATAAAGGAGCGAAGGGAGCGGCTACTTTTACGGTGAAGATACAGCAGGGAGACCAGCGTCCGGCTGTGTCGATATTGTATCCTAATCCTGCCAGGGACTATATCCGGTTGAATGTAAATCATAAAGGCAATACACAAATGCGCATTTCGATCTATGATCTGACCGGAAAGATGCATTATTCCAATAAGTTTACGGCTGATGACGGGCTGGATAAGCTGATCTCTATAGAGACGATCCCGGTAGGGCACTACCTGGTGGAGGTGTTTGGGGATGATAAGTTCCGCTGGACCGGGCATTTTACCAAAGTACCGTAA
- a CDS encoding acyltransferase, whose translation MSLKSKIKDNPRLKALTLYLLMPKHQARPRTWVRWFVNPFVHKKGKQSSIRRRTRMDVLPFNGFTLGNYSTIEDFATVNNGMGAVTIGDHVRVGIGNVIIGPVTIGNHVIMAQNIVVSALNHGYTDPHTPISLQPCTTGEIVIGEDSWIGANAVITAGVHIGKHAVVAGGSVVTKDVPPYTIVAGNPARIIKQYNPDTQTWDRVRS comes from the coding sequence ATGAGCCTGAAAAGTAAAATAAAAGATAATCCACGCCTCAAAGCGCTGACATTATATCTCCTGATGCCTAAACATCAGGCACGTCCCCGTACCTGGGTACGCTGGTTCGTAAATCCCTTCGTACATAAAAAAGGAAAACAATCCTCCATCCGCCGCCGCACCCGCATGGATGTATTGCCGTTTAACGGCTTCACATTGGGCAACTATTCTACCATCGAAGATTTCGCTACCGTCAACAATGGTATGGGCGCCGTTACCATCGGCGATCACGTACGCGTAGGTATCGGCAATGTCATCATCGGCCCCGTTACCATCGGTAACCATGTCATCATGGCCCAGAATATCGTCGTTTCCGCCTTAAATCATGGATATACAGATCCCCATACACCGATCTCCTTACAGCCCTGTACAACAGGCGAGATCGTGATAGGAGAAGACTCCTGGATCGGCGCCAATGCGGTGATCACCGCCGGCGTACATATAGGAAAACATGCCGTAGTAGCAGGTGGCAGCGTAGTGACCAAAGACGTCCCTCCCTACACCATCGTTGCCGGCAATCCCGCCCGCATCATCAAACAATACAATCCCGACACCCAAACCTGGGACAGGGTCCGTAGTTAG
- a CDS encoding glycosyltransferase: MPLIQNRDIVIVGLQQWYTPIGSNCKNIALQFARHNRVLYVNAPLDRRTALKEKNDPQVQYHQKVLKGEEAAIIPIGNNLWNLYPETVLESINWMPSTAAFSWFNKLNNRRFAKSIKKAVTQLGFKDIILFNDNDIFRAFYLKEMLRPSSYVYYSRDYLVGVDYWKKHGEYLEPLHIAKADAAVANSLYLRDMLLKYNPRSFYVGQGCDLRLFDATASHHRPADLPAPAQPIIGYVGALNTLRLNIDILLRIAQDRPDWQLVLVGPEDDGFKSAALHQLPNVYFLGRKEVSELPGYISYFDVCLNPQVINAVTAGNYPLKIDEYLAMGKPTVATATKTMQLFKDHVYLAQSPDEYVPLIEKALHENNLSLQQARITFAQSHSWENSVAAIYDAILQSSGRP; this comes from the coding sequence ATGCCGCTTATACAAAATAGAGATATTGTTATCGTAGGATTACAACAATGGTACACGCCAATAGGCAGCAACTGTAAAAACATTGCATTACAGTTCGCCCGCCACAACCGCGTACTGTATGTCAACGCACCGCTCGACAGACGTACCGCGCTGAAAGAGAAAAATGATCCGCAGGTACAATACCATCAAAAGGTACTAAAAGGGGAAGAAGCTGCCATCATCCCTATCGGAAATAATCTCTGGAACCTCTATCCCGAGACCGTACTGGAGTCGATCAACTGGATGCCTTCCACCGCTGCCTTCTCCTGGTTCAATAAACTTAACAACCGCCGCTTCGCGAAAAGTATAAAAAAAGCCGTGACACAACTCGGCTTTAAAGATATCATCCTGTTTAATGACAATGACATCTTCCGCGCCTTCTATCTGAAGGAAATGTTACGCCCCTCCTCCTACGTGTACTACAGCCGCGACTACCTGGTAGGCGTAGATTACTGGAAAAAGCATGGCGAATACCTGGAGCCGCTCCACATCGCTAAAGCAGATGCCGCCGTCGCCAACTCTCTATACCTCCGCGATATGCTCCTGAAATACAATCCCAGGAGCTTCTACGTAGGACAAGGATGCGACCTGCGCCTGTTCGATGCCACAGCTTCTCATCACCGTCCTGCAGACCTGCCCGCACCAGCACAGCCGATCATCGGCTATGTCGGCGCCCTCAACACACTACGTCTCAATATCGATATACTCCTACGGATCGCCCAGGATCGCCCTGACTGGCAGCTGGTACTGGTAGGCCCCGAAGATGACGGCTTCAAAAGCGCTGCCTTACACCAGCTACCCAATGTATATTTCCTTGGCAGAAAAGAGGTCAGTGAGCTACCGGGCTATATCAGCTATTTCGATGTCTGCCTCAATCCGCAGGTCATTAACGCGGTCACCGCCGGCAACTACCCACTGAAGATAGATGAGTACCTCGCCATGGGCAAACCAACAGTAGCCACCGCTACCAAAACCATGCAGCTGTTTAAAGATCATGTCTATCTCGCTCAATCCCCGGATGAATACGTTCCCTTGATAGAAAAGGCCTTACACGAAAATAATTTGTCATTACAACAGGCGCGGATCACCTTTGCACAATCTCATAGCTGGGAGAACTCCGTAGCTGCCATCTATGACGCTATATTACAATCGTCCGGTCGACCATGA